The following proteins are encoded in a genomic region of Corylus avellana chromosome ca4, CavTom2PMs-1.0:
- the LOC132180083 gene encoding disease resistance protein RPS2-like, with product MSLSNFGMGQSRGVELRRNVLSKLSLLEELRIDVDPNNQRWEEVVKAIIEEVATLTHLTSLSICFPSMDCLEFFISTSPSWKDLYFTFQFSVGHHDSTKYQILDYFEYQIRRCLKFVNGEGVHPAISEVLAETDAFELIGHKGAKNLSDFDIKSINKMRGCLIEGCSEIETIVDGNRVQGSALEGLEVMYIYNVPKLASIWEGPVHTGSLGRLKNLTLCKCPSLKKIFSNNMIAQLPKLQDLKVEDCSGIEEVIMESENGGLEPDVLPSLKKLVLLDLPKLRSICVNDLIKWSSLKKIVISMCPLLTKLPFSNENAINLECIEVQRSWWNALEWQQEAIEERLRSICSFN from the coding sequence ATGTCATTGTCAAATTTTGGCATGGGACAGTCAAGGGGTGTGGAGCTTCGTAGAAATGTTTTGTCAAAACTTTCTTTATTGGAAGAACTAAGAATTGATGTAGATCCAAATAATCAAAGGTGGGAGGAGGTTGTAAAAGCCATTATTGAGGAGGTGGCTACCTTGACACATTTGACTTCACTTTCGATTTGTTTTCCTAGCATGGACTGTCTTGAGTTTTTCATCTCAACGAGTCCTTCATGGAAGGATCTCTACTTCACATTCCAATTTTCTGTTGGTCACCATGACTCAAccaaatatcaaattcttgACTATTTTGAATATCAAATCAGGAGGTGTTTGAAGTTTGTAAATGGTGAAGGTGTACATCCTGCAATTTCAGAGGTTCTTGCAGAAACTGATGCATTTGAATTGATAGGCCACAAGGGAGCTAAAAATCTATCAGATTTTGATATCAAGAGTATCAACAAGATGCGAGGTTGCTTGATTGAAGGATGCAGTGAAATTGAAACTATTGTTGATGGTAATAGAGTACAAGGAAGTGCATTGGAAGGCTTAGAAGTGATGTACATATATAATGTCCCAAAATTAGCAAGCATTTGGGAAGGACCTGTTCATACTGGAAGCCTTGGCCGACTAAAGAATCTAACTTTATGCAAATGTCCGAGTTTAAAGAAGATCTTCTCCAACAACATGATTGCTCAACTTCCTAAACTTCAAGACTTAAAAGTTGAAGATTGTTCTGGAATCGAAGAAGTAATTATGGAGTCTGAAAACGGGGGGTTGGAACCTGATGTGCTTCCAAGTTTGAAGAAACTAGTACTTCTTGATCTTCCAAAACTAAGAAGCATCTGCGTTAATGACTTAATAAAGTggtcatctttgaagaagattgtgataTCTATGTGCCCATTATTGACAAAATTGCCCTTCAGCAACGAGAATGCAATCAATTTGGAATGTATTGAAGTCCAACGATCATGGTGGAATGCATTGGAATGGCAACAAGAAGCCATTGAAGAAAGACTACGATCTATATGCAGCTTCAACTAG